One window from the genome of Hemiscyllium ocellatum isolate sHemOce1 chromosome 28, sHemOce1.pat.X.cur, whole genome shotgun sequence encodes:
- the enc3 gene encoding ectodermal-neural cortex 3, with the protein MSVTVHENRKSRSSSGSMNIQLFHKASHADSLLTHLNLLRRRHLFTDVTLRAGNRSFPCHRVVLASCSRYFEAMFAGGLKESHDSEVNFHDSLHPEVLELLLDYAYSSRVLINEENAESLLEASDMLQFHDIREASAEFLEKNLHPMNCLGMMLLSDAHQCGQLYELSWQACLAYFAMLYRTEDFLRLPKDKLVELILSEELEVEDESLVYEAVMGWVKYDLRRRRDDLPELLRCVRLALLPESYLYQSVLGEELVAGHQTGKGVVEEAICCKTRILQNDGVVTLLCARPRKVNHDVLLLGGQTFVCDKVYAIDQKAKTVIPKTDIPSPRKECSACAIGCKVYVTGGRGSENGVSKDVWVYDTLHDEWTKAAPMLLARYGHGSAELDQCLYAVGGHTAVSVSFPASPSVSLKQVEHYDPQANKWTLVAPLREGVSNAAVVGARLKLFVFGGTSVNREKLPKVQCFHPGENRWTVPAHCPQPWRYTSASVVGDHIIIIGGDTEFSASSAYRFNSETYQWSKFGDMTARRVSCHSVASGNRLYVVGGYCGAQMCKTLDCYDSSTGTWSNITTIPYSLIPTAFVSTWKYLSV; encoded by the coding sequence ATGTCTGTCACTGTTCACGAGAACCGGAAATCACGTTCCAGCTCAGGCTCCATGAACATCCAGCTCTTCCACAAGGCGTCGCACGCAGACAGCCTCCTGACTCACCTCAACCTCCTGCGGAGGCGTCATCTCTTCACCGACGTCACCCTGCGGGCCGGCAACCGCTCCTTCCCGTGCCACCGCGTGGTGCTGGCCTCCTGCAGCCGGTACTTTGAGGCCATGTTCGCCGGCGGCCTGAAGGAGAGCCACGACAGTGAGGTCAACTTCCACGACTCGCTGCACCCCGAGGTGCTGGAGCTGCTGCTGGACTACGCCTACTCGTCCCGGGTGCTGATCAACGAGGAGAACGCCGAGTCCCTGCTGGAAGCCAGCGACATGCTGCAGTTCCATGACATCCGCGAGGCCTCGGCTGAGTTCCTGGAGAAGAACCTGCACCCCATGAACTGCCTGGGCATGATGCTGCTCTCGGACGCCCACCAGTGCGGGCAGCTCTACGAACTCTCCTGGCAGGCCTGCCTGGCCTACTTTGCCATGCTCTACAGGACAGAGGACTTCCTGAGGCTGCCCAAGGACAAGCTGGTGGAGCTGATCCTGAGCGAGGAGCTGGAGGTGGAGGACGAGAGCCTGGTCTACGAAGCGGTGATGGGCTGGGTGAAGTACGATCTGAGGCGGCGGAGGGACGATCTGCCGGAGCTCCTGCGCTGCGTGCGCTTGGCGTTGCTGCCGGAGTCCTACCTGTACCAGAGTGTGCTGGGCGAGGAGCTGGTGGCCGGTCACCAGACTGGCaagggggtggtggaggaggccatcTGCTGCAAGACCCGGATCCTGCAGAACGACGGGGTGGTGACCCTCCTGTGCGCCAGGCCCCGCAAGGTCAACCACGACGTGCTGCTGCTGGGCGGCCAGACCTTCGTGTGCGACAAGGTCTACGCTATTGACCAGAAAGCCAAGACCGTCATCCCCAAGACGGACATCCCCAGCCCCCGCAAGGAGTGCAGCGCCTGCGCCATCGGCTGTAAGGTCTATGTCACCGGTGGTCGTGGTTCCGAAAACGGCGTCTCCAAAGACGTCTGGGTGTACGACACCCTCCACGACGAGTGGACCAAGGCCGCTCCCATGCTGCTAGCCCGTTACGGGCACGGCTCTGCGGAGCTGGACCAGTGCCTGTACGCGGTGGGCGGGCACACGGCCGTCAGCGTCTCGTTCCCGGCCTCGCCCTCTGTCTCCCTCAAGCAGGTCGAGCACTACGATCCCCAAGCCAACAAGTGGACCCTGGTGGCCCCCCTCCGCGAGGGGGTCAGCAACGCCGCAGTGGTTGGCGCCAGGCTCAAGCTCTTCGTCTTTGGGGGCACCAGCGTCAACCGCGAGAAGTTGCCCAAGGTGCAGTGCTTCCATCCAGGGGAGAACCGGTGGACGGTGCCTGCACACTGCCCGCAGCCCTGGCGATACACCTCAGCATCAGTCGTGGGCGACCATATCATCATCATTGGCGGCGACACAGAATTCTCGGCCAGCTCTGCGTACCGTTTCAACAGCGAGACCTACCAATGGTCGAAGTTTGGTGACATGACAGCGCGGAGAGTCAGCTGCCACTCGGTGGCATCCGGTAATCGGCTCTACGTGGTCGGTGGGTACTGTGGTGCCCAGATGTGCAAGACCCTGGACTGTTACGATTCGTCGACGGGCACATGGAGCAACATCACCACCATCCCCTACTCACTCATCCCAACCGCCTTCGTCAGCACGTGGAAATACCTCTCTGTGTAG